In Mucinivorans hirudinis, the DNA window GAGTTTGCCTTTGCCCACGCCGTGGATAAAAACAATCTTCCCTCTCTGTCTGCTACGAATGGCAGACTCCATAACAATGTTAAAACGAGCTAATTGTGTTGCTAAAATCTCTCCGCCGGACAACTCCTGCCACCTTTCCGTCAGCTCCTCTATATGTAAATCCTCCACCTGTGTCCCCTCGTGCTTTTGCGGCTGTGTTTTCTCTTTTTTGGACTCTGGGACAGCCCTAACCTCTTGTGGTGCAAGGATGTCATCTCCGGAAAGCGAAAAAATGAAAGACCGCTCGTCAAAATAGTCATTCTCGGCATAGTTGCCCGAGCGGATAAATTTCAGCGGATGTAGTTCCAAATCAAAGTTTTCGACAACTTGAGGAGTGTAATTTATTGGTTTGAAAGGTAGTAATGAGATATGCAAATTTTGAATCTGAGAGAAGAATGTACGCGGAAAACTCCTTAGCATTTCGCGCGTATCAGCCTCGAGCCTGCCGTGAGAAATTGTCTCCACATAGCCATTTTTCCACTGTGCCACAGCGAAATATAGCTCATAGCTACTGTCATTTATCAAGTACATATCCAGGTCTGCAGCTTCGGGTTTTCCGCCACAATGCGGTACAAATGCCAACTTAACGTTATAATCCTTATACTCATAAGGTGCTTTTTCGATGACAGGCTTTAGTATTGGTTGATTGGTAATAATATTGCTTTCTACTCGCTTTGCATACTGACTTTTTAGGCGATTAACATCAACAACCTCATCGTCCTCATAATCCTCCGCAATAGTTATGCGTCCATATTGCTGTCCTTGATTGACCCTTGCCTGAGACACTCCGCCACCTCGCGGTTTGTCCTGCGACGGACCAATCTTTACTATAGCCGCATTCTCCTCATCAATAGGTACTTCGACTATGTCGGACAACAGGGCGGGAATCTCAAACCCGTCCACATCTACATTTGCAATATTATTTTTAATGGAACGTACTATTCCAATTCCCGTGCTGTGCAAAAACTTTATGCGGCTACCGACTTGAATCATTTGTGATATGCGATTTTTAGTTCCAAAAGTCCTCTTTGTCCTCCAAAAACTTTTACTAATTTTGCACAAATTTACAAAAATAAATGGATAAAGTCATAAATATTTCCGAATTTGATTACCATTTGCCTGTCGAGCGCATTGCAAAGTTTCCCTTGGATAGACGTGAAGAGTCTAAACTTCTGGTATATAAGCATAATATTATTGCGGATTCACAATTTCTAAATATTCGTGGTGAGATTCCCTCCGACTACCTTTTGGCATTTAATAATACCAAAGTAGTGCGTGCGAGGTTGATTTTTCGCAAGGATAGCGGAGCGAGAATCGAGATTTTTTGTTTGGAGCCGGTTTTGGACTACGAGCGGGCATTTGCCGCTGTGGGGCAATGCAGTTGGAAGTGCATAGTGGGCAACGCAAAGAAGTGGAAAGAGGGAGATGTGAAAATTACTCACAATGAAATTACACTTTCCGCCGCAAAAATTTCGGACAACCAAGTGAAATTTTCGTGGAATACCACTCATACCTTTGGAGAATTGCTAGCAATATTGGGGAAAATTCCGATTCCGCCGTACTTGGAGCGTGATTCGGCAGAGATAGACAACAGCCGTTACCAGACAACTTATTGCAAAATTGAGGGTTCGGTTGCTGCACCCACCGCGGGATTGCACTTTACAAAAGATATTCTCGCACAATTTCCCGTGCAGGCAGAGGTTACTCTTCACGTGGGAGCAGGTACGTTTCTACCTGTCAAAACGGAAAATGCGGTGGAGCACGCGATGCACACCGAGCATTTTTCGATAGAGGTCGCGGAACTTGAAAAGTTGGTTCGTTCGGCAGGGCGTATTATCGCAGTCGGGACAACAACGGTGCGAACGCTCGAATCTTTGGTTGTACTCGGTGAGAGAGTTTTAACCGGTGGCAACCCCAGAGAGCAACAGACTGTCGGGCAGTGGGAGGCTTACGGAGAAGAAAAACAGAGTGCTCCCGCTGCTGACGCTTTGGGAGCACTCCACCAATATATGGTTAAAAATCAGATTCCTAATTTGCACTGTTCCACCCAAATTATGATTACACCCGGCTATCGATTCCGTGTAGTCGCCGGACTCATCACAAATTTCCACCAACCTAAAAGTACCCTTTTGCTGTTAATTTCGGCAGTGGTGGGCGATGATTGGCATCGCATTTACGAGCACGCTATGGCAAACGGATATCGCTTCCTAAGTTACGGCGACAGCTCGCTGCTCTTTGTCGAATCAGTACGGTAGATTATTATTAACTCGGCATTATCCAAATTGTTTAGTGCCGAGTTAATACAATGGTCTCTACTTGTTCATCATCATCAAGAACTCGTCGTTGGTACGGGTCTCCTCCATCTGGTCTTTGACAAAAGTCATAGCCTCAACTGCGTTCATATCAGTGAGATGACGGCGTAGAATCCATAGCTTTTGGAGAGTATCTTTGCTCAGAAGCAGGTCGTCGCGACGAGTGCTGCTTGCCGTAATATCAACAGCCGGATAGATGCGTTTGTTGCTCAGTCGGCGGTCGAGTTGCAACTCCATATTGCCCGTACCCTTGAACTCCTCGAAGATTACCTCGTCCATTTTCGAGCCCGTGTCTATGAGTGCCGTTGCAATGATGGTGAGAGAGCCCTTCTCTTCGGTATTACGTGCTGCACCGAAAAAGCGCTTGGGTTTATGCAGAGCATTGGCGTCCACACCACCTGAAAGTATCTTGCCGGAGGCTGGCTGAACAGTGTTATATGCTCTTGCCAAGCGAGTTATTGAGTCGAGAAGTATTACCACATCGTGACCGCACTCAACCATACGCTTTGCCTTCTCGAGCACCATTTCTGCTACCTTGACGTGGCGAGTAGCCTGCTCGTCGAAAGTGGAGGCGATAACTTCGGCATTGACCGAACGAGCCATATCCGTAACCTCTTCCGGACGCTCATCAATGAGCAGAACGATAAGGTATGCCTCGGGATGGTTGTCTGCGATGGCGTTGGCTATCGACTTCAATAACATTGTCTTACCCGTCTTGGGCTGAGCCACTATCAGTGCTCGCTGACCTTTGCCGATGGGGGCGAAAAGGTCTACAACTCTGTTGCTGAGATTGTTGCTCCTACCTATGGTTGCCAAGGTGAATTTTTCCTCGGGGAAGAGGGGTGTAAGGTATTCGAAGGATATACGGTCGCGAGTTTGGTCAGGGTTCAAGCCGTTGATTTTCACGATTCGGCTCATCGGAAAAAATTTCTCTCCCTCGCGTGGCGGTTTTATTATTCCCTCCACTGTGTCGCCCTGTTTGAGCCCGTAATTTTTCACCTGCTGCTGTGATATGTATATATCATCGGGCGAGTTGAGGTAGTTGTAATCTGCCGAACGCAAAAAACCGTAACCGTCCGGCATCAACTCCAGCGAGCCGCCGCTCTCGATTGCGCCAAGGAAATCGTTGCCAAAATCTTGTTTAACGTGGCGTTGCTGCTGCTGTCTGTTGTTGTTGTTGTGTTTGGGTTTTGCTTCCGAATTCTGCTCGCGCTGCTTTGGTTCTTGCTGCGTGGTCTCTTGGAGCAGACCTTTTTTGCTGTGCGAACGTCTACCGCGATGCAGCGCAGTCTCTTGCGTTTGCTCCAGTTTAACTTGTTGCGCAATAGCCTGTTTCTGTTCGTTGTTCGGCTCCTGCGGAGCTGCAGACTCTTTTGTCCAGGTCTGCTTCGATTGTTGTGGATAGAGTGTGTTTTCGGGCTTTTCCCTCTGCTCTACCTTAATATTTTTTGTGATTCTATGACGCTTATCGCGTTTAACGTTTCCTTCCTCAGTTTTATCGCCTTGGGCGTTGCGTTGAAGAATTTGCGCAATAAGGTCATTTTTTTTGATGTAGCCACTGCCAAGCCTAAATCCGAGCTCAGCGGCTATTGTGCGTAACTCGGGTAGAGTCTTCGCAGCAAGATTCTCTTCATTGTACATATAAGAGATGGGGTATGTGTAATATAAGGATGGTTGAATGCCGATGAGGCAAGAAAAAGTGCAAGAATTACAGCACAAAGGTAAAAAGATTTTTTAGAAAAAAAAATTATAATTCTTTTTCCCTACTTTAATTTTCAATTTTGATTTCACTATGTGCCTTTCACGTCAGATTTTCATCCTCGAAAGTGGTCATTTACCTTCAGGTAAACTTACATTTTCGGCGCGAAAACAACTCGGCTTTGAAAATTATCCTAATTTTCA includes these proteins:
- a CDS encoding putative DNA mismatch repair protein, whose product is MIQVGSRIKFLHSTGIGIVRSIKNNIANVDVDGFEIPALLSDIVEVPIDEENAAIVKIGPSQDKPRGGGVSQARVNQGQQYGRITIAEDYEDDEVVDVNRLKSQYAKRVESNIITNQPILKPVIEKAPYEYKDYNVKLAFVPHCGGKPEAADLDMYLINDSSYELYFAVAQWKNGYVETISHGRLEADTREMLRSFPRTFFSQIQNLHISLLPFKPINYTPQVVENFDLELHPLKFIRSGNYAENDYFDERSFIFSLSGDDILAPQEVRAVPESKKEKTQPQKHEGTQVEDLHIEELTERWQELSGGEILATQLARFNIVMESAIRSRQRGKIVFIHGVGKGKLKYELKKVLDKQYSKFRYQDASFKEYGYGAIMVYL
- a CDS encoding S-adenosylmethionine:tRNA ribosyltransferase-isomerase — its product is MDKVINISEFDYHLPVERIAKFPLDRREESKLLVYKHNIIADSQFLNIRGEIPSDYLLAFNNTKVVRARLIFRKDSGARIEIFCLEPVLDYERAFAAVGQCSWKCIVGNAKKWKEGDVKITHNEITLSAAKISDNQVKFSWNTTHTFGELLAILGKIPIPPYLERDSAEIDNSRYQTTYCKIEGSVAAPTAGLHFTKDILAQFPVQAEVTLHVGAGTFLPVKTENAVEHAMHTEHFSIEVAELEKLVRSAGRIIAVGTTTVRTLESLVVLGERVLTGGNPREQQTVGQWEAYGEEKQSAPAADALGALHQYMVKNQIPNLHCSTQIMITPGYRFRVVAGLITNFHQPKSTLLLLISAVVGDDWHRIYEHAMANGYRFLSYGDSSLLFVESVR
- a CDS encoding Transcription termination factor Rho yields the protein MYNEENLAAKTLPELRTIAAELGFRLGSGYIKKNDLIAQILQRNAQGDKTEEGNVKRDKRHRITKNIKVEQREKPENTLYPQQSKQTWTKESAAPQEPNNEQKQAIAQQVKLEQTQETALHRGRRSHSKKGLLQETTQQEPKQREQNSEAKPKHNNNNRQQQQRHVKQDFGNDFLGAIESGGSLELMPDGYGFLRSADYNYLNSPDDIYISQQQVKNYGLKQGDTVEGIIKPPREGEKFFPMSRIVKINGLNPDQTRDRISFEYLTPLFPEEKFTLATIGRSNNLSNRVVDLFAPIGKGQRALIVAQPKTGKTMLLKSIANAIADNHPEAYLIVLLIDERPEEVTDMARSVNAEVIASTFDEQATRHVKVAEMVLEKAKRMVECGHDVVILLDSITRLARAYNTVQPASGKILSGGVDANALHKPKRFFGAARNTEEKGSLTIIATALIDTGSKMDEVIFEEFKGTGNMELQLDRRLSNKRIYPAVDITASSTRRDDLLLSKDTLQKLWILRRHLTDMNAVEAMTFVKDQMEETRTNDEFLMMMNK